One Coffea eugenioides isolate CCC68of unplaced genomic scaffold, Ceug_1.0 ScVebR1_2418;HRSCAF=3442, whole genome shotgun sequence DNA segment encodes these proteins:
- the LOC113756612 gene encoding cytochrome P450 71A4-like, whose amino-acid sequence MFAAGTDTTHTVMEWVMVELLRDPKVMEKLQNEVRAVGQGKSEITEDDFDKMQCLKLVIKETLRLHFPVPFLVPRDIKVMGYGIPIRTRVIVNAWAAIGRDPLLWEKPEEFQPEIFLNVGIDFRAKLLHKFDFALPDGGKPEDMDMTEAGGIDVHRKLPILVVATPYSP is encoded by the exons ATGTTTGCAGCTGGAACGGATACCACTCATACAGTCATGGAATGGGTGATGGTAGAGCTTCTAAGAGACCCCAAGGTCATGGAGAAATTGCAAAATGAGGTCAGAGCTGTAGGCCAAGGAAAATCAGAGATAACTGAGGATGATTTTGACAAAATGCAGTGTTTAAAGCTAGTAATTAAGGAAACTCTGCGGCTTCATTTCCCAGTTCCATTTCTAGTTCCTCGAGACATCAAAGTAATGGGGTATGGTATACCGATTCGAACACGAGTAATCGTCAACGCATGGGCGGCAATTGGAAGAGACCCTTTGCTTTGGGAGAAGCCAGAGGAATTTCAGCCAGAGATATTTCTGAATGTTGGTATAGATTTTCGAG CAAAATTACTGCACAAATTTGACTTTGCCTTGCCTGATGGCGGAAAACCAGAGGACATGGACATGACTGAAGCTGGTGGCATCGATGTGCATAGAAAACTTCCTATACTTGTTGTTGCCACTCCATATTCTCCTTAG